A genomic region of Noviherbaspirillum sp. L7-7A contains the following coding sequences:
- a CDS encoding branched-chain amino acid ABC transporter permease — MYYREAGQFKTTYAADSRIFPILQDRAGMLVLCAIAFILVPFWATPYTFSAILIPFLIFSLAALGLNILTGYAGQLSLGSAAFMAVGAFASYNFVLRIPGIPVLLAFVLGGLCAALVGIAFGLPSLRIRGFYLAAATLATQFFVVWCMTKIPWLTNYSSSGVITAQKIVIAGYTFDTPASKYLLTLAIVAVMALLAKNMVRSNVGRSWMAVRDMDVAAEVIGIRLMRTKLLAFAVSSFYCGVAGALYAYAYLGTVEPEAYNLDLSFRILFMIIIGGVGSILGSFLGAAFIVLLPILLNVVAHALSLPTSVASNLELMVFGALIIFFLIVEPHGLARLWQITKEKLRLWPFPH; from the coding sequence ATGTACTACCGCGAAGCAGGCCAGTTCAAGACCACCTATGCCGCCGACAGCCGCATCTTCCCCATCCTGCAGGACCGCGCCGGCATGCTGGTGCTGTGCGCGATCGCTTTCATCCTGGTGCCGTTCTGGGCCACGCCCTACACCTTCTCGGCGATCCTGATTCCCTTCCTGATCTTCTCGCTGGCGGCGCTGGGCCTGAACATCCTCACCGGCTATGCGGGCCAGCTGTCGCTGGGCTCGGCCGCCTTCATGGCGGTGGGCGCCTTCGCTTCCTACAACTTCGTGCTGCGCATCCCCGGCATACCGGTGCTGCTGGCCTTCGTGCTGGGCGGCCTGTGCGCGGCGCTGGTGGGCATTGCCTTCGGCCTGCCGTCGCTGCGCATCCGCGGCTTCTATCTGGCCGCCGCCACGCTGGCGACGCAGTTCTTCGTGGTCTGGTGCATGACCAAGATTCCCTGGCTGACCAACTACAGCAGCTCGGGCGTCATCACGGCGCAGAAGATCGTGATCGCCGGCTATACCTTCGACACGCCGGCCAGCAAATACCTGCTGACGCTGGCCATCGTCGCGGTGATGGCGCTGCTGGCCAAGAACATGGTGCGCTCCAATGTCGGCCGCTCGTGGATGGCGGTGCGCGACATGGACGTGGCCGCCGAGGTAATCGGCATCCGCCTGATGCGCACCAAGCTGCTGGCCTTCGCCGTCAGCTCCTTCTACTGCGGCGTGGCGGGCGCCCTGTATGCCTATGCCTACCTCGGCACGGTGGAGCCGGAAGCCTACAACCTCGACCTGTCCTTCCGCATCCTGTTCATGATCATCATCGGCGGCGTGGGCTCCATCCTCGGCTCCTTTCTGGGCGCGGCCTTCATCGTGCTCTTGCCCATCCTGCTCAACGTGGTCGCCCATGCGCTGTCGCTGCCGACCTCGGTGGCCTCGAACCTGGAGCTGATGGTGTTCGGCGCCCTGATCATCTTCTTCCTGATCGTCGAGCCGCATGGCCTGGCGCGGCTGTGGCAGATCACCAAGGAGAAACTGCGGCTCTGGCCTTTCCCGCATTGA
- a CDS encoding outer membrane beta-barrel protein, producing the protein MKAKSIISALMLALPALAATSAIAADAAANPSFYVGGNLGKSNFKFKCDDGLSCSEPSVNFKLLAGYQFSPNFAVEGAYANFGTIKASVGDFMAKGRIQSFTLAGLGIIPLSNEAQLFGKIGMHHSRGNFDIGFPGESMSSSGHKTGLLLGAGFQYDFTKNLAGRVEYERLNFGSDTLINDKNNISMFSVGLLYKF; encoded by the coding sequence ATGAAAGCAAAATCCATAATTTCGGCGCTGATGCTGGCGCTGCCGGCGCTTGCCGCGACCTCGGCCATCGCTGCCGATGCAGCCGCCAACCCTTCGTTCTATGTTGGCGGCAATCTGGGGAAGTCAAACTTCAAATTCAAATGCGACGATGGTCTTTCTTGCTCTGAACCGAGCGTGAATTTCAAGCTGCTTGCCGGCTATCAGTTTTCTCCCAACTTCGCGGTTGAAGGCGCCTATGCCAACTTTGGGACGATCAAGGCAAGCGTTGGGGATTTCATGGCAAAAGGCCGGATACAGAGTTTCACCCTGGCAGGACTTGGCATCATTCCATTAAGCAATGAGGCTCAACTATTCGGCAAGATTGGCATGCATCATTCCCGCGGCAACTTTGATATCGGCTTTCCGGGCGAAAGCATGTCTAGCAGCGGCCATAAGACCGGACTGCTGCTGGGTGCGGGCTTCCAGTACGACTTCACCAAGAACCTTGCCGGCCGAGTTGAATATGAACGGCTGAATTTTGGCTCGGATACGCTCATCAATGACAAAAACAACATCAGCATGTTCAGTGTAGGTCTGCTGTACAAGTTCTGA
- a CDS encoding MBL fold metallo-hydrolase, whose product MSLPDSMHVLQRGWLSSNNILFIGREQTALVDSSYATHTPQTLQLVAHLLQGRPLDLLLNTHTHSDHVGGNAALQQAHGCRTIIPAAEAPAVRDWDEDALSYRATGQHCPRFRFDATMAAGDLLSLGDMAWQVLGAPGHDPHSLILYCPAQRILISADALWENGFGVIFPELEGEPGFDATRATLEQIAALDVRLVIPGHGAPFSDVAGALQRAFKRLDYLAADPARNAQNGIKVLVKFRLLEMKRIPLTELRQWMHDVPLLATSNRMHLRMEEEALADWTASQLVRAGVARIEQGVLVDC is encoded by the coding sequence ATGAGCCTGCCCGATTCCATGCATGTGCTGCAGCGCGGCTGGCTGTCGTCCAATAACATCCTGTTCATCGGCCGCGAGCAGACCGCGCTGGTCGACAGCAGCTACGCCACACATACGCCGCAGACGCTGCAGCTGGTGGCGCACCTGCTGCAGGGCCGGCCGCTGGACCTGCTGCTCAACACCCATACCCATTCCGACCATGTCGGCGGCAACGCCGCGCTGCAGCAAGCCCATGGCTGCCGCACCATCATCCCGGCAGCGGAAGCGCCGGCGGTGCGCGACTGGGACGAGGACGCGCTGAGCTACCGCGCCACCGGACAGCACTGCCCGCGCTTTCGCTTCGACGCCACCATGGCGGCCGGCGACCTGCTGTCGCTGGGCGATATGGCGTGGCAGGTGCTGGGTGCGCCGGGGCATGATCCGCATTCGCTGATCCTGTACTGCCCGGCGCAGCGCATCCTGATCTCGGCCGACGCGCTGTGGGAAAACGGCTTCGGCGTGATCTTTCCCGAACTGGAAGGCGAGCCGGGCTTCGACGCCACCCGTGCCACCCTGGAGCAGATTGCCGCGCTCGATGTGCGCCTGGTCATTCCCGGCCACGGCGCGCCGTTTTCCGACGTGGCCGGGGCGCTGCAGCGGGCGTTCAAACGGCTGGACTACCTGGCGGCCGACCCGGCGCGCAATGCGCAGAACGGCATCAAGGTGCTGGTCAAGTTCCGGTTGCTGGAGATGAAGCGCATCCCCTTGACGGAACTGCGGCAGTGGATGCATGACGTGCCGCTGCTGGCAACGTCGAACCGCATGCACCTGCGCATGGAGGAAGAGGCGCTGGCGGACTGGACCGCATCGCAACTGGTCAGAGCCGGCGTTGCCAGGATTGAGCAGGGCGTGCTGGTGGATTGTTGA
- a CDS encoding DUF1289 domain-containing protein, whose amino-acid sequence MIAFDPDAPGPAPSPCISLCQMDAATGLCIGCQRTIEEIVAWGSASDADRRAVWREIARRRNAMFDDDAA is encoded by the coding sequence ATGATCGCATTCGACCCGGACGCGCCCGGCCCGGCGCCGTCGCCCTGCATCAGCCTCTGCCAGATGGATGCCGCCACCGGCCTGTGCATCGGCTGCCAGCGCACGATAGAAGAAATCGTCGCCTGGGGCAGCGCGTCGGATGCCGATCGGCGCGCGGTATGGCGCGAGATCGCCCGCCGGCGTAACGCGATGTTTGATGACGATGCCGCTTAA
- a CDS encoding DUF1330 domain-containing protein: protein MPKAYVVAEIQVSNPEGYADYRALSTASVAQYGGVWLARGGQRIQCEGNDEGHNENWRTVVVEYPSLEQARAWYNSPEYTRAREIRQAHSIGRLFIVEGI from the coding sequence ATGCCCAAAGCATATGTCGTTGCAGAAATCCAGGTCAGCAATCCCGAGGGCTATGCGGACTACCGTGCGCTTTCCACGGCTTCCGTTGCCCAGTACGGCGGCGTCTGGCTGGCCCGCGGCGGCCAGCGCATCCAGTGCGAGGGAAACGATGAAGGGCACAATGAAAACTGGCGCACCGTGGTGGTGGAATATCCGTCGCTGGAACAGGCGCGTGCCTGGTACAACTCGCCGGAATACACCCGTGCCAGGGAGATACGGCAGGCGCATTCGATAGGACGGCTGTTTATCGTGGAAGGTATATAG
- a CDS encoding AMP-binding protein — protein MTVYFDELETRDPQHRERDLMTRLPSLIKRAKAASGWARLLGHIDPGDITSRAALAQLPVTRKSDLKQLQQTEPPFGGMNATPLQALPRIFMSPGPIFDPEGCGEDWWRYARPFHALGMRRGELIQNCFSYHFTPAAFMVEGGARKLGCPVIPAGSGQTEMQVQAIAALRPHAYAGTPSFLKIIIEKALEMDADISSLRRALVGAEALPPSLRAWLQEHGVPHVLQTYGSADIGNIAYETMSDGQVHPGMVLDEEILLEIVRPGTGDPVPEGEVGEVVVTAFNTDYPLIRFATGDLSAVLPGMSPCGRSNVRIRGWLGRADQTTKVRAMFVHPSQVADVMRRHPQVRRARLVVSGEMANDVMTLLCEVDQPQDSGMAADIVASIREVTKLRGEVRLLAPGTLPNDGRVIEDARKYE, from the coding sequence ATGACCGTCTACTTCGACGAACTGGAAACCCGCGACCCGCAACACCGTGAACGCGATCTGATGACGCGCCTGCCGTCGCTGATCAAGCGTGCCAAAGCCGCATCCGGCTGGGCGAGGCTGCTTGGGCACATCGATCCCGGCGATATCACCAGCCGCGCCGCGCTGGCCCAGTTGCCCGTGACACGCAAGTCCGACCTGAAGCAGTTGCAGCAGACTGAGCCGCCGTTCGGCGGAATGAATGCCACGCCGCTGCAGGCTCTTCCGCGCATCTTCATGTCGCCCGGTCCCATCTTCGACCCAGAAGGCTGCGGCGAGGACTGGTGGCGCTATGCCCGCCCCTTCCATGCACTCGGCATGCGGCGCGGCGAGCTGATACAGAACTGCTTTTCCTATCACTTCACGCCGGCCGCCTTCATGGTGGAAGGCGGCGCCAGGAAGCTGGGCTGCCCGGTGATACCCGCCGGCAGCGGCCAGACCGAAATGCAGGTGCAGGCAATCGCCGCGCTCAGGCCGCACGCCTATGCGGGCACGCCGTCCTTTCTGAAGATCATCATCGAGAAGGCGCTGGAAATGGATGCCGACATCAGCAGCCTGCGCCGCGCGCTGGTGGGCGCGGAAGCATTGCCGCCTTCGCTGCGTGCATGGCTGCAGGAACATGGCGTGCCCCATGTGCTGCAGACCTACGGCTCGGCCGACATCGGCAACATCGCCTATGAAACCATGAGCGACGGCCAGGTCCATCCAGGCATGGTGCTCGACGAGGAGATCCTGCTGGAAATCGTGCGGCCCGGCACCGGCGACCCGGTCCCTGAGGGCGAGGTGGGGGAGGTGGTGGTAACGGCCTTCAACACCGACTATCCGCTGATCCGCTTTGCCACGGGCGACCTGTCGGCCGTGTTGCCGGGCATGTCGCCCTGCGGCCGCAGCAATGTGCGCATCCGCGGCTGGCTGGGGCGGGCCGACCAGACCACCAAGGTGCGCGCCATGTTCGTGCATCCTTCGCAGGTGGCCGATGTGATGCGGCGCCATCCGCAAGTGCGCCGCGCGCGCCTGGTGGTCAGCGGGGAGATGGCCAATGACGTGATGACGCTGCTGTGCGAGGTCGACCAGCCGCAGGACAGCGGCATGGCGGCCGACATCGTCGCCAGCATCCGCGAGGTCACCAAGCTGCGCGGCGAGGTCAGGCTCCTTGCCCCCGGCACGCTGCCCAATGACGGGCGGGTGATCGAGGATGCGCGGAAATATGAATAG
- a CDS encoding branched-chain amino acid ABC transporter permease yields MNFFFEVLIGGLLSGVMYALVALGFVLIYKASGVFNFAQGAMVFFAALTCVSIVNRFGLSLWLAVPITMAVMVVLGLAIERLVLRPLVNQPEITLFMATIGLAFFIEGLAQMLWGAQVQRLDLGIEDVPIESLMERFNIVVSRFDLTAALICGVLVAALAFFFSKTKIGRALRAVADDHQAALAVGIPLQHIWAIVWAVAGFVALVAGMLWGARNGVQFSLTFIALKALPVLILGGFTSVPGAIVGGLIIGASEKMAEVYIGPMVGGGIEGWFPYVLALLFLLVRPEGLFGERIIRRI; encoded by the coding sequence ATCAATTTCTTCTTCGAAGTGCTGATCGGCGGGCTGCTCTCGGGCGTGATGTATGCGCTGGTGGCGCTGGGCTTCGTGCTGATCTACAAGGCGTCCGGCGTGTTCAACTTCGCGCAGGGCGCGATGGTGTTCTTCGCGGCGCTGACCTGCGTGTCCATCGTCAACCGCTTCGGCCTGTCGCTATGGCTTGCGGTGCCGATCACGATGGCGGTGATGGTGGTGCTGGGCCTGGCGATCGAGCGGCTGGTGCTGCGGCCTCTGGTGAACCAGCCCGAGATCACGCTGTTCATGGCGACCATTGGCCTGGCCTTCTTCATCGAGGGCCTGGCCCAGATGCTGTGGGGCGCGCAGGTGCAGCGCCTGGACCTCGGCATCGAGGATGTGCCGATCGAATCGCTGATGGAGCGCTTCAATATCGTCGTGTCGCGCTTCGACCTGACGGCTGCCTTGATCTGCGGCGTGCTGGTGGCGGCGCTGGCCTTCTTCTTCTCGAAAACCAAGATCGGCCGCGCGCTGCGCGCCGTGGCCGACGACCACCAGGCCGCGCTGGCGGTGGGCATACCGCTGCAGCATATCTGGGCCATCGTCTGGGCCGTGGCCGGCTTCGTCGCGCTGGTGGCGGGCATGCTGTGGGGCGCGCGCAATGGCGTGCAGTTCTCGCTGACGTTTATCGCGCTGAAGGCCTTGCCGGTGCTGATCCTGGGCGGCTTCACCTCGGTGCCGGGCGCCATTGTCGGCGGCCTGATCATTGGCGCTTCCGAGAAAATGGCCGAGGTGTATATCGGCCCCATGGTCGGCGGCGGCATCGAAGGCTGGTTCCCTTACGTGCTGGCGCTGCTGTTTTTGCTGGTACGCCCTGAAGGCCTGTTTGGCGAACGCATCATCCGGAGGATCTGA
- a CDS encoding ABC transporter ATP-binding protein: protein MTPQTDTPPPYLAVNNIEVIYDHVILVLKGVSLQVPRGSVVALMGGNGAGKSTTLKAISTLLRGERGDVTKGSVTFDGERIDQLTPNALVQRGLSQVMEGRHCFGHLTIEENLLTGAYTRRLSRRELQQALDKVYHYFPRLKERRASQAGYTSGGEQQMCAIGRSLMAQPSMILLDEPSMGLAPQIVEEIFEIVKDLNRKENVSFLLAEQNTTVALRYADFGYILENGRVVMEGEATALAANEDVKEFYLGVSGAGRKSFRDMKFYRRRKRWLA, encoded by the coding sequence ATGACACCCCAAACCGATACCCCTCCCCCCTACCTCGCCGTCAACAACATCGAGGTCATCTACGACCACGTCATCCTGGTCCTGAAAGGCGTCTCCCTGCAGGTCCCGCGCGGCAGCGTCGTCGCCCTGATGGGCGGTAACGGCGCCGGCAAGTCCACCACCCTGAAAGCCATCTCCACCCTGCTGCGCGGCGAGCGCGGCGATGTCACCAAAGGCAGCGTCACCTTCGACGGCGAACGCATCGACCAGCTCACGCCGAACGCACTGGTGCAGCGCGGCCTGTCGCAGGTGATGGAAGGACGGCACTGCTTCGGCCACCTGACGATAGAGGAAAACCTGCTGACCGGCGCCTACACACGGCGGCTGTCGCGGCGCGAGCTGCAGCAGGCGCTGGACAAGGTCTATCACTACTTCCCGCGCCTGAAGGAGCGGCGCGCTTCGCAGGCGGGCTATACCTCGGGCGGCGAGCAGCAGATGTGCGCGATCGGCCGCTCGCTGATGGCGCAGCCGTCGATGATCCTGCTGGATGAACCATCGATGGGCCTGGCGCCGCAGATCGTCGAGGAAATCTTCGAGATCGTGAAGGACCTGAACAGGAAGGAAAACGTGTCCTTCCTGCTGGCCGAGCAGAACACCACGGTCGCCCTGCGCTATGCCGACTTCGGCTACATCCTGGAGAACGGCCGGGTCGTGATGGAAGGCGAGGCAACGGCGCTGGCCGCCAATGAGGATGTAAAGGAATTCTATCTTGGCGTATCGGGCGCGGGCCGCAAGAGCTTTCGCGACATGAAGTTCTACCGCCGCCGCAAGCGCTGGCTGGCCTGA
- a CDS encoding ABC transporter substrate-binding protein, protein MRTMKTVLLAAALAGAWGSALAQEQYVPLLSYRVGPYAAGGTGFYGGVIDYFNLVNMNGGINGVKLTWEECETEYNASRGVECYERLKTRNGGASLVEPLSTGIAYGILDRVGADKIPMTTLGYGRSDAANGKVFPYVFPLITSYWNQAAAMVKYLGEKSGGMEKLKGKKIVHLYHDSAYGKEPLPVLEEQAKQYGFELIKIPIAPPGNDQQSQWLQIRQANPDHVILWGFGVMNAVAIKTAQRNGFPREKILGVWWAGSEEDTVPAGDAAKGYTTMTFNTPGNYPVLDEIRNKVYAGGKGNLEDKTRVGSVYHMRGVTAAILSVEAIRNAQAKYGKGKTMTGEQVRWGLENLNVDAARQKELGAFDMFPPVKTSCEDHEGSGAVKVQQWDGKKWVAVSKDWVVGDKALTRKLLEESSAKYAAEKNIKPACMGAGT, encoded by the coding sequence ATGAGGACCATGAAAACCGTATTGCTGGCCGCCGCCCTGGCCGGCGCCTGGGGCAGCGCGCTGGCGCAGGAACAGTATGTGCCGCTGTTGTCCTACCGTGTCGGCCCGTATGCGGCCGGCGGCACCGGCTTCTACGGCGGGGTGATCGACTACTTCAACCTGGTCAACATGAATGGCGGCATCAACGGCGTCAAGCTGACCTGGGAGGAATGCGAAACCGAGTACAACGCCTCGCGCGGCGTGGAATGCTATGAGCGCCTGAAGACGCGAAACGGCGGCGCCTCGCTGGTCGAGCCGCTGTCGACCGGCATTGCCTACGGCATCCTGGACCGCGTCGGCGCAGACAAGATCCCGATGACCACGCTGGGCTATGGCCGTTCCGATGCTGCCAACGGCAAGGTCTTTCCGTATGTGTTCCCGCTGATCACCAGTTACTGGAACCAGGCCGCCGCGATGGTCAAGTACCTGGGCGAGAAGTCGGGCGGCATGGAGAAATTGAAGGGCAAGAAGATCGTGCATCTTTATCACGACTCGGCTTATGGCAAGGAGCCGTTGCCGGTGCTGGAGGAGCAGGCCAAGCAGTATGGCTTCGAGCTGATCAAGATCCCCATTGCGCCGCCGGGCAATGACCAGCAGTCGCAATGGCTGCAGATCCGCCAGGCCAATCCCGACCATGTGATCCTGTGGGGTTTTGGCGTGATGAATGCGGTGGCCATCAAGACCGCGCAGCGCAACGGCTTCCCGCGCGAGAAGATCCTGGGCGTGTGGTGGGCCGGTTCCGAGGAAGACACCGTTCCGGCGGGTGATGCCGCCAAGGGCTACACCACGATGACCTTCAACACGCCGGGCAACTACCCGGTGCTGGACGAGATCCGCAACAAGGTGTACGCCGGCGGCAAGGGCAACCTGGAAGACAAGACCCGCGTCGGCTCGGTGTACCACATGCGCGGCGTCACCGCCGCCATCCTGTCGGTGGAGGCGATACGCAATGCCCAGGCCAAGTATGGCAAGGGCAAGACGATGACGGGCGAGCAGGTGCGCTGGGGGCTGGAGAACCTGAACGTGGATGCGGCACGGCAGAAGGAACTGGGCGCGTTCGACATGTTCCCGCCGGTGAAGACCTCCTGCGAGGATCATGAGGGATCGGGCGCGGTGAAGGTGCAGCAGTGGGATGGGAAGAAATGGGTGGCGGTGTCGAAGGATTGGGTGGTGGGCGACAAGGCCCTGACGCGCAAGCTGCTGGAGGAAAGCTCGGCCAAGTATGCGGCGGAGAAGAATATCAAGCCGGCTTGCATGGGGGCGGGGACCTGA
- a CDS encoding ABC transporter ATP-binding protein, which translates to MNAVSEPGIADFPAPGTRRIGEVILDLKSISLSFGGVKALTDISFDVREHEIRAIIGPNGAGKSSMLNVINGVYRPQKGEIDYRGQQRRVMNTYAAAKSGIARTFQNIALFKGMTVLDNIMTGRNLKMKSNFLLQALYWGPAQKEEIAHRKEVERVIDFLEIQHIRKTPVGRLPYGLQKRVELGRALAAQPEILLLDEPMAGMNVEEKQDMCRFILDVNDQFGTTIVLIEHDMGVVMDISDRVVVLDYGRKIADGTPDEVRSSQDVINAYLGVAH; encoded by the coding sequence ATGAATGCAGTAAGCGAACCCGGCATTGCCGACTTCCCCGCGCCCGGCACCCGCCGCATCGGCGAGGTGATCCTGGACCTGAAGAGCATCTCGCTGTCCTTCGGCGGCGTCAAGGCATTGACCGACATTTCCTTCGATGTGCGCGAGCATGAGATCCGCGCCATCATCGGCCCCAACGGCGCGGGCAAGAGTTCGATGCTCAATGTGATCAACGGCGTCTATCGGCCGCAGAAGGGCGAGATCGACTACCGCGGCCAGCAGCGGCGCGTCATGAACACCTATGCCGCCGCCAAGAGCGGCATCGCGCGCACCTTCCAGAACATCGCGCTGTTCAAGGGCATGACGGTGCTGGACAACATCATGACCGGCCGCAACCTGAAGATGAAGTCCAACTTCCTGCTGCAGGCGCTGTACTGGGGCCCGGCCCAGAAGGAGGAGATCGCGCACCGCAAGGAGGTGGAAAGGGTGATCGACTTCCTGGAGATCCAGCACATCCGCAAGACGCCGGTGGGCCGCCTGCCCTATGGCCTGCAGAAGCGGGTCGAGCTCGGGCGGGCGCTGGCGGCGCAGCCCGAGATCCTGCTGCTGGACGAGCCCATGGCCGGCATGAACGTGGAAGAGAAGCAGGACATGTGCCGCTTCATCCTCGACGTCAACGACCAGTTCGGCACCACCATCGTGCTGATCGAGCATGACATGGGCGTAGTGATGGACATCTCCGACCGGGTGGTGGTGCTGGACTATGGCAGGAAGATCGCTGACGGCACGCCGGACGAGGTGCGCAGCAGCCAGGACGTGATCAATGCCTATCTCGGCGTGGCCCACTAG
- a CDS encoding nitronate monooxygenase family protein, whose product MALPVALQNLRLPVIGSPLFIASGPALVTAQCKAGIVGSFPALNARPAELLDTWLTQIQNDLAEYGKAHPDARIGPIAVNQIVHQSNDRLAHDVEVCVRHRVPIIISSLRAPPREMMDAIHGYGGIVLHDVISIRHAKKALEAGVDGLILVAAGAGGHAGALSPFALVGEVRKFFSGPIALSGSIATGDAILAAQAMGADFAYIGSRWLATKESNVDDAYRQAIVESSAADIVYTNLFTGVHGNYLKKSIVTAGLDPDNLPQADKSVMNFGSGGGAKAKAWRDIWGAGQGVGLMDDVPAVAEVVERLSNEYAAARQRLAL is encoded by the coding sequence ATGGCACTGCCTGTCGCGCTGCAAAACCTGCGCCTTCCCGTCATTGGTTCGCCCCTGTTCATCGCCAGCGGCCCGGCCCTGGTGACGGCCCAGTGCAAGGCGGGCATTGTCGGCTCCTTTCCGGCGCTGAATGCGCGCCCGGCCGAATTGCTCGATACCTGGCTGACCCAGATACAGAACGATCTGGCGGAATATGGCAAGGCCCATCCCGATGCCAGGATCGGCCCGATTGCCGTCAACCAGATCGTTCACCAGTCCAACGACAGGCTGGCGCATGACGTGGAAGTCTGCGTGCGGCACCGGGTGCCCATCATCATTTCCTCGCTGCGCGCGCCGCCCAGGGAAATGATGGATGCGATCCACGGCTACGGCGGCATCGTGCTGCATGACGTGATTTCGATCCGCCATGCAAAGAAGGCGCTGGAGGCGGGCGTGGATGGCCTGATCCTGGTGGCGGCGGGCGCGGGCGGCCATGCCGGCGCGCTGTCGCCGTTCGCGCTGGTGGGCGAGGTCCGCAAGTTCTTCAGCGGCCCGATCGCGCTGTCGGGGTCGATCGCCACCGGCGACGCCATCCTGGCCGCGCAGGCGATGGGCGCGGACTTTGCCTATATCGGCTCGCGCTGGCTGGCAACGAAGGAGTCGAATGTGGACGATGCCTACCGCCAGGCCATTGTGGAATCGAGCGCCGCCGACATCGTCTATACCAACCTGTTTACCGGCGTGCATGGCAATTACCTGAAGAAGTCCATCGTCACCGCCGGCCTCGACCCGGACAACCTGCCGCAGGCCGACAAGAGCGTGATGAATTTCGGCTCCGGCGGCGGCGCCAAGGCCAAGGCCTGGCGCGACATCTGGGGCGCCGGCCAGGGCGTGGGCCTGATGGACGATGTGCCCGCGGTGGCCGAAGTGGTTGAACGCCTTTCCAATGAATATGCCGCGGCGCGCCAGCGCCTGGCGCTGTAA